From the Methanobacterium sp. BAmetb5 genome, the window TTCCAGAGATGTGCGCCGTGCAGCCGAGGACTTCCTGGAAAAAATGCCCCAGGACCCGGACACCATGCGACTGGCCCTGGATGAAGATGAATCTATCTAATGAGCATCAATATGCTCATCCTTTTTTTATTTTTCAGAAAAATTTAAGTAATTTTTAGTATTTGGTCATTTCTACGCTTATTATTTAATTAAAAAGATATAATCGCTTACTTTCCCCTACTTCTAGATTTTCAATATTAATTATTACCGAATAAATTTCATCAATTCCATTTCAATTTAACTATTTTTATACTGTTTTTGAGTTAACACTGAAAATAACTTAATTAAAATAATGGAATATTGTTAAATTATCGCGAATCCGCCGGAAAAAAATAGATATTAATATATAGTAGGAATGTTTGAACCCATTAATAATGTTACTGATAGTAACATTTGTTACTGATAGTAACAATATTAAGGGAGGCTATGAAATGGTTGAAAGTAATGAAACAGGGAAAAAAAGTGGGAAAAAGGGTTTTTTAATACATTTGTTGATTTATATTGTGATTAACTTGTTTTTAGCGATTATGAACATATTAACAGCCCCAGGTTACCTGTGGTTCCTTTGGGTGGCAGGTGGCTGGGGAATAGCCGTGGTTATTCATGGAATAGCAGTTTTTGCTAGTTAAACATTTTAATTATGGCCTTTTTAATGACTATGAGGGACTGTTAGTGTCCAAAAGGAGATAAAGCTTATTTTATTTTTTTATTTATTACCCCCAAAAAAGGAGAGAATCAAAAATGAAAGTTATTATCCATGATCTTGACCCTGAAGAATTTCTCAAGGCATTTCCAGATCTCAAAAACCGTGACGATGTCAGGATAATTGCCGAAACAGAGGGTCCAATGAACAAATGTATCGGCTGTTTCGGCTGCTGGATTAAAACCCCTATGCAATGCATCATAAAAGACGGCTACCATGACATTCCCACTCGATTTGGCGGAGAAGAAACTATCATCATCAGCAGATGCGTGTATGGTGGATACAGCCGGTTTATAAAGAACATCTTTGACCGCAATATCGGGGGCGGTACCCCCTTCTTTGAGATACGGGACGGTGAATTGAAACACGTCATGAGGAAGAAGAAAGACAAGTCTTCGAATTTAACCGTATACATGTACGGGAACAACATCACTGATCTGGAAAAAGAGATGATGACCGGATTATACATTGCAAACAAAGCAAACATGGGATCGGATACTGCTGGTGAGCTGCATTTCATCAAAGATGTCTATGAGGAGGTTCCATTATGAAGTTCGCCATGATTATGGGCAGCCCGAAAAAAAGAGGGAGCATGTCCGCTCACCTGATTAAAGAAATGACCAAAGCAATCGGGAAGACGGGAGAGGTTCTTGTCTTTAATGCAGCAAAACCTGAACGATTTGATGAGGTTCTTTCCTGTGAGAGCGTGGTATTTGTGTTCCCCCTTTACTTCGACAGCCTTCCTTCACATGTTGTTTCCTACCTGGAACAGTTGGATGAGTTTATCAAAGAGCATCCACCAGATAAGAAACCTTCAGTGTATGCAGTCTGCAACCTGGGATTCTATGAAGGATACCAAACCAAGTGGGCCCTCGGGAGAATCCAGTGCTGGGCAGAAGCCGTTAATTTTCCATGGAAAGCAGGTATTGGCATCGGTGCAGGCCCTATGATAACACATATGCCCCCTGAGGCACTAAAGAGAACTAACAACGGGAAGAAACAGTTCCTGGAGCTGCTTCTTTCAGATGCCACCGGTGATAACATCTATACTGAGCCGGATATCCCCAAAGAGATGTTTATGAAAATAGGCAATGACAGTTGGATTCCACAGCTGGAAGCAA encodes:
- a CDS encoding 2TM domain-containing protein; protein product: MVESNETGKKSGKKGFLIHLLIYIVINLFLAIMNILTAPGYLWFLWVAGGWGIAVVIHGIAVFAS